The nucleotide sequence GCGAAAGCCGTTCCCGAGACTTGGCGGTGACGAGCCGGTTTTTGGCGAAGGCAGCGCGTTAGTCGAGTGGAACTCTCACAGCCTATAAAAAACAATAAATTACAGGAGGGTACGGGCATGTCACGAATCGGAAGAATGCCAATCGCAGTACCTGCAGGCGTTACTGTAGATATTGCAGAAAATAATCATGTGACTGTAAAAGGTCCGAAGGGAACTCTTGAGAGAACCCTTCCAACAGAAATGGAAATCAAATTAGAAGGTTCTGAAATCACTGTAACCAGACCCAACGACTTGAAGAAAATGAAGTCTTTACACGGTCTGACCAGAACCCTGATTAACAATATGGTAGTGGGCGTAACCAATGGTTACACCAAAGAGCTGGAAGTAAACGGTGTTGGTTACAGAGCATCCAAATCCGGCAAAGAATTAACTTTGAACCTGGGATATTCCCATCCGGTTGTTATGACGGACCCGGAGGGCCTGGAGTCCAAAGTAGAAGGAAACAAAATTACGGTTTCCGGAATTGATAAAGAGAAAGTCGGCCAGTACGCAGCGGAAATCAGAGACAAGAGAAGACCTGAACCTTATAAGGGCAAAGGTATCAAATATGTGGATGAGGTTATCAGGCGTAAGGTTGGTAAGACCGGTAAAAAATAATTAAAGGAGGAACAAAAAAATGGTTAATAAGAAATCAAGAGCAGAAGTCCGTATGAAAAAACACAGAAGAATTCGTAATCGTTTCTCCGGTACAGCCGAAAGACCACGTTTAGCTGTGTTTCGAAGCAATAACCATATGTATGCACAGGTAATTGACGATACAGCAGGAAATACCATCGTTTCCGCGTCTACTCTTCAGAAAGATGTAAAAGCTGAACTGGAAAAGACCAACAATGTGGATGCAGCGGCACACCTTGGAACCGTAATCGCAAAACGGGCGCTGGAAAAAGGCATTACAACCGTTGTCTTCGACAGAGGTGGTTATATCTATCAGGGCAAGATTAAGGCTTTGGCTGATGCGGCAAGAGAAGCCGGATTAGACTTTTAATAGGAGGAGACAAATACATGAAACGTACAATTATTGATGCTGGTCAATTGGAATTAACAGAAAAAGTAGTATCAATCAAACGTGTAACAAAGGTTGTAAAGGGCGGACGTAACATGCGTTTTACAGCTTTGGTTGTTGTTGGCGACAGCAATGGTCATGTAGGTGCAGGTTTAGGAAAAGCAACGGAAATTCCCGAAGCAATCCGCAAAGGGAAAGAAGACGCAATCAAGAAACTGATTTCTGTAAAATTAGATGATAACAACAGTATTACTCATGATATCACCGGAAAACATACCGGTGCGTCCGTACTGTTAAAGAGAGCTCCCGAAGGTACCGGTGTAATTGCCGGCGGTCCGGCACGTAGCGTATGCGAGCTGGCCGGAATCAAAAACATCCGTACAAAATCTCTGGGCTCCAACAACAAGCAGAACGTAGTTCTTGCTACGATTAATGCTTTAAGTCAGTTGAAATCTCCGGAAGAGGTAGCAAAACTCCGCGGTAAATCTGTAGAAGAGATACTCGGTTAAGGAGGATATGAAAAATGGCAGAGAAATTAAAAATCACCCTTGTGAAATCCCCAATCGGCGCGGTACCAAAGAACCGTAAGACAGTAGAAGCACTGGGTCTGAGAAAATTAAACCACAGTGTGGAAATGCCCGATAACGCAGCAGTCAGAGGGATGGTAAGACAGGTAAAACATTTAGTGAAAGTAGAAGAAATCTAAGAGAACAGTAAGGAGGTGTCAACATGGACTTATCAAATTTAAAACCGGCAGCAGGTTCAAAGCACAGCAATAATTTCAGAAGAGGCCGCGGTCATGGTTCCGGAAATGGTAAGACAGCAGGTAAGGGACACAAAGGTCAGAAGGCTCGTTCCGGAGCACCGAGACCAGGATTTGAAGGCGGTCAGATGCCTTTATACAGGAGAATCCCCAAACGCGGATTTACCAACATCAATTCAAAAGATATCGTTACAGTGAATCTGGAAGTTCTGGAAGAAAAATTTGAAGACAATGCAGTGGTAACGATAGAAGCATTATTGGAGCAGGGAATCATTAAGAAACCGAGAGACGGTGTGAAAATCCTTGGAAGAGGAGAGCTTACCAAGAAGCTGACCGTACAGGTAAATGCGTTCAGTGAAGGCGCAAAAGAAAAGATTGAAGCTCTTGGTGGAAAAGCAGAGGTGATCTAATGCTGGAGACACTCCGCAATGCATTTAAAATAAAAGATATCAGGAATCGTATTTTCTATACGATGGCAATGCTGGTGATTATCCGTATCGGCTCCCAGCTTCCCCTTCCTGGTGTAAAAGGCGATGTCATTGCAAACTGGTTTGCAGCCCAGGGAACCGACGCACTGAACTTTTTTGACGCCATCACGGGCGGTTCCTTTGAACAGATGTCAGTATTTGCACTGAATATCACGCCGTATATCACATCTTCCATCATTATGCAGCTTCTTACCATAGCCATACCGAAGCTGGAAGAAATGCAGAAAGACGGAGAAGATGGAAGAAAAAAGATTGCAGAGATTACACGTTATGTAACGGTTGCCCTTGCACTGATTCAGTCCATTGCCATGGCCATCGGGTTTGGCCGGGGCGGATATCTGGATAAGTTTGACGCACCCCACGTCATCATGATGGTGACCGGCCTGACCGCAGGTTCTGCAGTTCTGATGTGGATTGGCGAGCGGATTACGGAGCATGGCGTGGGAAATGGTATTTCCATCGTGCTGGTAATCAATATTATTTCCCGGATTCCGGAAGATTTGATGACCCTTTACACCCAGTTTATTGCAAACGCTCCCAACGTGGGAAATGCAATTATCGCGGCAGCGGTAATTCTGGCAGTCATTCTGGTTACTGTGGTATTCGTTATTATTCTGCAGGATGGAGAGCGCAGGATTCCGGTACAGTACAGTAAGAAAATTCAGGGCCGGAGACAGGTGGGCGGCCAGTCCAGCCATATTCCCCTGAAGGTAAATACTGCCGGCGTAATCCCTATTATTTTTGCCCAGTCCATTATGCAGTTCCCGGTCATTATTGCAACCATTATGGGAAAAGGCCAGGGAACAGGAATCGGAAGCAAAATTCTCCACGGATTGTCCCAGTCCTACTGGTGTGATCCGGAAAACCCCATTTACAGTATCGGTTTGCTGGTGTACATTGTACTGGTTATTGCGTTTGCATATTTCTATACATCCATCACCTTCAATCCGCTGGAAGTGGCAAATAATATGAAACGTCAGGGCGGGTTTATCCCAGGCATCAGACCTGGAAAACCAACCAGTGATTATCTGACGAAAATTCTGAATTATATTGTGTTTATCGGAGCAGTTGGACTTATGATTGTTGCGGTTATTCCGATTTTCTTCAACGGAGTATTCAGCGCCAATGTGTCTTTCGGCGGAACATCTATTATCATTATAGTAGGTGTTGTCATCGAAACACTGAAACAGATTGAGTCCCAGATGCTGGTACGCTATTATAAAGGTTTTTTAAATGACTGATAAGTTATGACTATGCCTGGCCTGTCTGCGGACGGCCAGGCATTCAGAGTAAAAAAGGAGGAGACAGGTATGAAGATTATTATGTTAGGAGCACCGGGAGCAGGAAAAGGAACACAGGCAAAACAGATTGCAGACAAATATTCCATTCCTCATATTTCTACCGGAGATATTTTCCGGGCCAACCTGAAAGCAGGCACTGACCTTGGAAAAAAAGCAAAAGAGTACATGGATCAGGGGCTTCTGGTTCCTGATGAACTGACCTGCGATCTGGTTATGGACCGTATTGGACAGGAAGACTGCAAAAACGGTTTTGTTCTGGACGGATTTCCAAGAACCATTCCCCAGGCGGAAGCACTGGATGCGGCCCTGGCAAAAATTAATGAAAAAATGGATTATGCCATTGATGTGGACGTTCCCGACGAAAATATTATCAATAGAATGTCCGGAAGACGCGCATGTCTGAACTGCGGCGCAACTTATCATATCGTTTCCATCCCCACCAAAGTGGAAGGTATCTGTGATCGCTGCGGCAACAAAGTAGTACTGAGAGACGACGACCAGCCGGAAACGGTAAAGAAACGTCTGGATGTTTACCATGAACAGACACAGCCATTGATTGATTATTACAAAAAACAGAATATTTTAAAGACCGTAGACGGAACCCAGCCAATGGAAGATGTATTTGGTGCCATTGTGGGAATTTTAGGAGCGTAAAAAATGTCAGTATCAATTAAATCTGCCAGAGAAATTGAGTTAATGCGGGCAGCAGGAAAAATCCTGGAAAAGGTGCATGAAAATCTGGAAAAGGAATTGAAGGAAGGCATGTCTACTCTGGACATCGACCGTCTGGGAGAAGAAATTATCCGGAGTTACGGGTGCATTCCAT is from Lachnospiraceae bacterium JLR.KK002 and encodes:
- the rplF gene encoding 50S ribosomal protein L6 is translated as MSRIGRMPIAVPAGVTVDIAENNHVTVKGPKGTLERTLPTEMEIKLEGSEITVTRPNDLKKMKSLHGLTRTLINNMVVGVTNGYTKELEVNGVGYRASKSGKELTLNLGYSHPVVMTDPEGLESKVEGNKITVSGIDKEKVGQYAAEIRDKRRPEPYKGKGIKYVDEVIRRKVGKTGKK
- the rplR gene encoding 50S ribosomal protein L18, whose amino-acid sequence is MVNKKSRAEVRMKKHRRIRNRFSGTAERPRLAVFRSNNHMYAQVIDDTAGNTIVSASTLQKDVKAELEKTNNVDAAAHLGTVIAKRALEKGITTVVFDRGGYIYQGKIKALADAAREAGLDF
- the rpsE gene encoding 30S ribosomal protein S5 — encoded protein: MKRTIIDAGQLELTEKVVSIKRVTKVVKGGRNMRFTALVVVGDSNGHVGAGLGKATEIPEAIRKGKEDAIKKLISVKLDDNNSITHDITGKHTGASVLLKRAPEGTGVIAGGPARSVCELAGIKNIRTKSLGSNNKQNVVLATINALSQLKSPEEVAKLRGKSVEEILG
- the rpmD gene encoding 50S ribosomal protein L30, with product MAEKLKITLVKSPIGAVPKNRKTVEALGLRKLNHSVEMPDNAAVRGMVRQVKHLVKVEEI
- the rplO gene encoding 50S ribosomal protein L15 encodes the protein MDLSNLKPAAGSKHSNNFRRGRGHGSGNGKTAGKGHKGQKARSGAPRPGFEGGQMPLYRRIPKRGFTNINSKDIVTVNLEVLEEKFEDNAVVTIEALLEQGIIKKPRDGVKILGRGELTKKLTVQVNAFSEGAKEKIEALGGKAEVI
- the secY gene encoding preprotein translocase subunit SecY, whose translation is MLETLRNAFKIKDIRNRIFYTMAMLVIIRIGSQLPLPGVKGDVIANWFAAQGTDALNFFDAITGGSFEQMSVFALNITPYITSSIIMQLLTIAIPKLEEMQKDGEDGRKKIAEITRYVTVALALIQSIAMAIGFGRGGYLDKFDAPHVIMMVTGLTAGSAVLMWIGERITEHGVGNGISIVLVINIISRIPEDLMTLYTQFIANAPNVGNAIIAAAVILAVILVTVVFVIILQDGERRIPVQYSKKIQGRRQVGGQSSHIPLKVNTAGVIPIIFAQSIMQFPVIIATIMGKGQGTGIGSKILHGLSQSYWCDPENPIYSIGLLVYIVLVIAFAYFYTSITFNPLEVANNMKRQGGFIPGIRPGKPTSDYLTKILNYIVFIGAVGLMIVAVIPIFFNGVFSANVSFGGTSIIIIVGVVIETLKQIESQMLVRYYKGFLND
- a CDS encoding adenylate kinase codes for the protein MKIIMLGAPGAGKGTQAKQIADKYSIPHISTGDIFRANLKAGTDLGKKAKEYMDQGLLVPDELTCDLVMDRIGQEDCKNGFVLDGFPRTIPQAEALDAALAKINEKMDYAIDVDVPDENIINRMSGRRACLNCGATYHIVSIPTKVEGICDRCGNKVVLRDDDQPETVKKRLDVYHEQTQPLIDYYKKQNILKTVDGTQPMEDVFGAIVGILGA